The Rahnella aceris genome contains the following window.
CATCCTCGTTCACCTCAAACGTGGTCAGGCTGCCGATATTCTGGCGCTGTTCGACGAGCGTTTGCGCAACGACGTCATGCTGCGTATCGCGACCTTCGGCGGTGTCCAGCCAGCGGCGCTGGCGGAACTGACCGAAGTGCTGAACAACCTGCTCGACGGCCAGAACCTCAAACGTTCGAAGATGGGCGGTGTTCGTACTGCGGCAGAAATTATCAACCTGATGAAAACTCAGCAGGAAGAGGCGGTTATCGAAGCCGTTCGCGGTTACGACGGCGAACTGGCGCAGAAAATTATCGACGAGATGTTCCTGTTCGAAAACCTGGTGGATGTGGACGACCGCAGTATCCAGCGCCTGTTGCAGGAAGTCGAAGGCGAATCGTTACTGGTTGCACTGAAAGGGGCGGAACAGCCATTGCGCGACAAATTCCTGCGCAACATGTCGCAACGTGCAGCAGATATCCTGCGCGACGATCTGGCAAACCGCGGACCGATGCGTATGTCTCTGGTCGAGAACGAACAAAAAGCAAT
Protein-coding sequences here:
- the fliG gene encoding flagellar motor switch protein FliG; amino-acid sequence: MTMTGTEKSAILMITLGEDRAVEVFKHLSPREVQQISGAMANIHQISNKQLAEVLNEFEDESEQYAALSVNTSEYLRAVLTKALGEERASSLLEDILESRETTSGMETLNFMEPLMAADLIRDEHPQIIATILVHLKRGQAADILALFDERLRNDVMLRIATFGGVQPAALAELTEVLNNLLDGQNLKRSKMGGVRTAAEIINLMKTQQEEAVIEAVRGYDGELAQKIIDEMFLFENLVDVDDRSIQRLLQEVEGESLLVALKGAEQPLRDKFLRNMSQRAADILRDDLANRGPMRMSLVENEQKAILQTVRRLAESGEMMVGGGEDSYV